The segment TCTTATGTTCGATATCAAATTCTATAATATGGCCTGCATCGTATTGTTTTTTTGCTTGTGACTTTTGAAATTTTGGATCTTGTGTCATGTTTTTATTTTATTTTCTCTCAGACTTAATTATATCACAAAAATGTATGTATGTGGATGGTTTTTCTAAAGAGTGATGGGGATGTGTCACTTTGCACAATGTATCTTGTGCGAAGTAAGTAAGGTGGAACGGAGGCTCATTAAACACTTTGGGTAAACTTTTTCAGGCTTTCACCTAAGTGCCAGTTTCCTGTGTTCCAAATAAAGCAGATCTGTTTTTGTAGGCTCGCGATATATTCCCGCATGTGTAATCTTATGATGAAGCTTGCACAACGCTATGAGATTATCGTGAGATTTGGTCTTTGCATAGCCATTTTTGTGATGAAACTCCGTTGCCGGCCTTTCGCAATTCGGACTGCTACACCTGCCACCTGTTTTTGTGAGGGTTTCTGTTCTTTTTTGTTTTGGGATGTAACGAGTGATTTTCTTAGATTTCTTCACCGCCTTTGCCTCACGATTAACCGTCTCATCCGCAACCACATCCCAACGATTCACCACCGCCCCATCTTCACGATCCATCGCCTCAGCCTCAGCTCTACCGCCCACAACCTCCGCAATTTCCCCGTCACCCTCCACCTCTTCAAAATTTTCCCCGGGGAAAAAGTGGTCGAACTGGGCTTGTATAAGCCGTTTCAATATTTCCTTGTTAGATTGCACCTTCATTTTGTGTTTCATTTTTTCAAGTTGATATCGCATCACGCCGTCAAGTTCGATTTTCATCGGCGCGCGTGAGATTTTGCCTCGCATTTCCCTCGAATATTCCTGCACTGCAGCCTTTGGAAGATTTTCGACCATTTTTATCAACTCTTTTTCGTTTTCTTTTGTCGCCATAAAAGCCACCATCGCGACTTTGTGAACTCCTTGCTCTCTCACGGTTTCAAACAAATTTTGACAACTGACTTCACTTAATTTTCTCTCAACTTTTATAACTTTATCCACGACTCCGGCGGAGAGTCCGCCGCCAAATCGTGCGGCGTATTCGTAAATATTCGCGCAACCATAAGATTTATAAATCTCTTTTTTATAGATCTCGGGAATCAGAAGGATAAGTTCGTGAGTAATTTTATTTCGTTGATTGCCAAGGGAAATAAATTTTTTGTGAAGGTTTTTTGCCGCCAAAAGATCGTTTTTCGCCTTGATCCCGACGGATTTCTGCAGGGTATTTTCTCCAACGAGTCCGTTTGATTTCTGCAAGGTATTTTTCCCCACGAGTCCGTTTGATTTTTTATTGTACATATCTTTTATATTTAAGGATTATTAGAAGAAAATACTAACAAAAATCCGTCAAAATTGCCAGACAAAAATAGGCAAAAAACATGAGTAATAAGCCAAAAATCACCATTTCGAGTTGCGTGAGAATGGAAATGTTGCGTGGTACGCACGCACTCACCGATGTGGTTCAAAAAAGTAGGCGAAGTGGAGGGGGGAGGTGCGAGGGATAACGGAGGTCGTGGGGTGGCGAATCATCAACAAAAATGCCCATAGGCGGACATTTCTATTTCCCGCAAAAGCGGACATTTCTATTTCCCCGTGACATAACTTGTTTAAGACTTGTATAAAAGGCGTAATAATAGTAATTTGTGCTCCGTATTTATGGGGGATTAGCTCAGCTGGCTAGAGCGCTACATTGACATTGTAGAGGTCGGTGGTTCGAGTCCACTATCTCCCACCACAAAATAATATAAAACTAAATGAACTCTCTCATCTCAATCTGGCAGAATATACCATCTCATTTGAGTCCGGTTGCGATTTCGATATTTGGTTTTGATGTTCGTTGGTATGGGCTGATGTATCTCGTAGCGTTTATAACGACATACCTACTCGTCATACATAGAACAAAAACTGAGAAATCTTTTTCAAAGTATTCGAGTGATTTTATTTTGGATTTATTTACTTGGTTGATTATAGGGTTAATGCTTGGGGCTCGAATCGGGTACGTCATATTCTACAATTTTCAACATTTTATAAAAAATCCTTGGGAGATAATTTTACCTTTTGAGAAAATAGGTGGCGAATGGATATTTACCGGCATAGCCGGTATGTCATATCATGGAGGAGTTATCGGGGTAGTGATCGCCGGGTGGATATTTTTGAAAATAAAGAAAGAGGGCTTTTGGAAGCTTGCAGACTTAGTTTGTCCGGCAATCCCGCTCGGTTATACGTTTGGAAGGCTTGGGAATTTCCTAAATGGCGAACTATGGGGACGTATCACTGATGCTAAAATAGGAATGTATTTTGAGAGGTCAAAAGATGCTTTAGGAGAAATAGCGCTCCGCCACCCTTCTCAACTTTACGAAGCTTTTTTTGAAGGGATAGTTTTATTTGTAATTCTTTGGAGCATAAGAAAATTTGTAAACAAGAAAATGGCGACGGGATCAATGCTCGGACTTTATTTGGTAGGATACGGCCTAGCGCGATTTACAATAGAATACTTCCGTGAACCGGATAGCGCTCTAGGCTTCATCGTATGGAGCTTTTCAATGGGTCAAGTCTTAAGTTTTGGAATGATAATTGCAGGTGTTGTACTTTTGGGATTTCTTTCGTACAATTCGACCGCAAATCATAAATCAAAACAATGAACCTCTCAAAAAAACTTAAAGAATGTCTCAATAACAATTGGTGTGTATTTGGCTTGTTCGCATTGATAGCAACTATCCTATATGTAAATGTAATCAATGGCCCTTTTCTTTGGGATGACATAGCATTGGTAATCGAAAATCAATACACACATTCTTTTGAATATATCTCAAATTGGTTCACCGGGGAGAATTTTATTGAAGCACAAGATGGCATATACAGACCTATTTCAACGATGGCCTATGCAGCGATTTATCAAATATTCGAATTGAATGTATCGGCCTATCACATATTTCTAATATTACTACATACCCTAAATGCATTTTTAATTTTTGTACTTTCACAAAAACTAAAATTCAGCAAGATCCCAAGCCTATTTATCGCCTTAATATTCTTGACCCACCCAGTTCAAACCACCTCAGTTAGCTATATAGCCGGGGTACCTGACGTACTCAACGCTTCATTTGTATTGGCTGGGCTAATGCTATTCACAAATAAAAAAACTATTTCTATGATCGGCGCAGCGATTTGTTTTATACTCGCACTCCTATCCAAAGAATCAGGAATAATCCTTCTTGGACTCGCTGCATTGATAGCAACGTACAATTGGAAGGAATATAAGCTCCCGGAACGGAAGCTAAAAGTTACTTTCTTTATAACTCTCCTAATACTTACCGGAATATACTTCTGGCTAAGAATTCAATATTTAAATATTGATGGACTAGCGCTTAATAAGTCGGTTTTCGAATATAATGACAACATATTAATTCGAATCCTAACATTTGTTTCTGTAATTTGGGACTACGCAAAACTAACATTCGCACCAATAGAGTTATCTTTCGACAGACAGGCTGTTTATTATAAATCGTTACCAAGTATAAGAGCGGTATTTGGGCTTATCGTAATAATAGGGGGGCTTATTTGGTCATATTTTTCATTCAAAAAAAATAAAAAATTCTTTCTCGGATTTCTATGGGTTTTTATTAGCCTAGGACCAGCTTCTGGTTTAATAAGCAACAATACGACATATCGAGAAAACTGGTTATACGTAGCGCTTATAGGGGTGGGCATTTTAATCGCTACTCTCTGGGAACAATTAAAAACAAGAAAATCTAAAACGATATTTGTATCAACGTTTATAATTATACTGTTACTATTTGGAGTAAAAACAGTTTACAGAAATTTTGAATGGGCGAATCCACATGCTTTTTTTGAAAATGAAATCAAGCACAATCCATACAACCCACGAATATACAATCAATATGCACAACTAACTATGAAGGATGGTGATTTAGATAAAACTATTGAATTATCTATTAAAGGAATTGAAGCCTTGGCGCCAATGGATCCGAAATTAACAAAAGCCCAGTATACATTAGCAAAACTATACCTATTAAAAGAAGATGCGAATAATGCAATAGTTCATTTTTTAATGACGTTTGAAACGGACCCAAATTATTTAAAATCACATGAGCAATTAGCTAAGATTTTTAGACTCGGAAATCGCCCAGAGAAAGCTGCGAAATTTACGGAATTTGTAGAGAGAATAAAAAATGGTGGAGTCGTCACTTTGGATGAAATCAAAGAAACGAAACAATTAAATTAACAATCAATGATTGAGTACGCGCAAAAACTAATTAAAAAAGACCTAACCATTTTCATTCTCTTTTTTTTAATTGGCCTAGGGATTTATGCGAACGCCTTGAACGCGCCTTTTATTTGGGATGACTTCACACTTATAGATTCAAATGAGCAAATAAGATCATTTGACCATATAGGTGAATGGTTTACTACAAGCTCAACAAGTGGAGTTAAGGGCGGACATGATAGCCCCCTTTATCGGCCAATGATGAAAGCTTTGGATGCGACAATTTATCATTTCTTTAAATTAAAGCCATTCGCTTATAGAGCATTAAATATTCTACTGCATATAATAAATTCCTTTTTAATATTCACTCTTTTTAGGAAATTAAAATTAAAAAGAATCGGAGCGATATTTGCAGCATTGATTTTTTTGGTACATCCTGTGCAGGTAGAAGCGGTAACATATATATCCGGACTACCGGATGTATTGTCAGGATTTTTTATCCTGGCAGGCCTTCTATTTTTCAAATCAGGTAAAAACATACTTACACTTTTGACGCTTCTGCTAGCATTTTTATCAAAAGAAATTGCGATAACTTTTTTCGCCTTCGCATGGTTAATAACAATATATGAATGGAAATCTTATGATAAAAAAACGCTCAATACAAAATTAAAATGGCTCACAGTTTTTACGATCATAAGTATAATTTATTTTATACTTAAACTCACAGTACTCAATTTTACCGGAACGGCAGACTTAACCGATATTGTAAATGATTATACGGAGAGCATATTAATTCGAACTATCACATTCATTTCCATAATTTGGGAATATGCAAAACTTATAATATATCCTGTCCATTTATTTTTTGAGAAGTCAGTAGTGCATGCAACTACATTACTTGCACCAAAAGGGATTTTTGGATTAACAGTTTTAATTGGTGGGTGCGGAGCCGCTTACAATTCATTTTTAAAAGATAAAAAATTCCTATTCGGATTTACGTGGTTTTTTATTCCACTGATCCCGGTATCTGGAATATTTATAATATCAAACGCTTTTTACGCAGAGAGATGGCTATATTTGCCATTGATAGGTGTGGTATTCGGTATCGCCGCATTATGGGAAAATTTAAAGACAAAAGAGGCTAAAGCTATATACATATGTATATTAGTAATTGTCTCAATGACATTTGCAACAAGAACAATTTTTCGAAATAGGGAGTGGGCGGATCCACAAGAGTTCTTTGAAAATGAAATAGCAAACAATCCTTATTCTCCAAGAATATATAACCAACTTGGAACTGTGCATTTTGCAAAAAGAAACTATAATAGAGCTTTGAGTGCTATTCAAAAAAGTATTGAACTCGACGACGCTAAATCCAGTCCAATATTTCGTTTTAACCTGGGAAATACTTATTACTATCTTGGAAAAAACGATAAAGCTATATTCTGGTTGAACGAAGCTCTGGAAATGAAGCCGGATTACGAAAAGGCAAAAATCGTATTAAATAAAATCTTAGAAGAAAACAAGATTTACCAATAAATATTTATAGATGGAATTTATAAAAAAAGTATCAAACTTAAAAAACCGGCAAGTATTTATAATTTTATTTGCCCTTGGAATGATTGCCTACCTCAACGTAATGAATGGTGAATTCATATGGGATGATGTAATTTTAATCACAAAGAACGAACACGTGCACTCACTCAGTTATATTTTTACGTTATTCAAAGAGAGCACGTTAGAAGGAGTTGGGGTCGAGGGGAATTTATATCGCCCTCTCGTAAACATGATATTTGCAATTATTTATGCCTTTTTTGGCGAGAACGAAATCGCCTATCATGCTTTTAATATTTTACTACATATTGGGAATGCCTTTCTGGTATTTATACTATTAGAAAGGTTAAGCTTCAAACGTTTTGGAAGCCTGCTCGCAGCAAGTATATTTCTGCTTCACCCAATTCAAACGGAATCAGTAAGTTATATAGCGGGCTTACCAGACGTACTAAATCCATTTTTCATCCTACTTGGGCTTGTAATCTTCGCAGGCGAGGATGATAAGCCCCTTAATGCAAAGACGAAAATATTAGTAGTAATATTTACCATCCTCGCCCTACTTTCAAAAGAAACTGGAATAATTTTCCCGGCACTGGCTGGGTTAATTTTATTTTATAAATGGGATCACCTTAGCCAACAAAAAAAGAGTAGCATGCTGCAAATGATTGCCACCATGACTCTTGTAACAATACTTTATATTATACTTCGAATGACGATACTGAATTTCACAGGAAGTTTTGATCTTAATTCTGGCATAAGTGTATATACAGGAAATTTTATGTTTAGAGTTTATACCTTCTTCGCAGCGATTTTCGAGTATGCGAAATTAATTTTCTATCCCGCTAATTTACATTTTGAAAAAGCCTTTGAGGTATTTGCATACCTAGCCAAAAAACCTGCTCTTGGGCTTGGCATAATACTTGCATCATCATCTTTAGCCGTATTTTCATATTACAAAAAACGTCACTTTTTCTTCTTCTATGTATGGTTTGTCATAACTATCGCTCTTGTTTCCGGAGTATTCCTTCCCTCTAACGCAACTTACAAAGAGCACTGGTTATATATGCCACTCATAGGATTTGTGTTTTTGATTCCAAGTATATGGGAAAAGCTAAAAAGTGATTTATCAAAACAAATATTTCTAACGACATTTCTAATAATATCTATATTACTAATATCTCAAACCATTCACAGAAACACGGAGTGGAAAGATAAATTAACTTTCTTCGAAACAGAAATTAAATACAACCAAACTTCATCCAGATTACAAGATAGACTCGGACTATATTATTTCGAAAACAAAGAATATGAAAAATCAGTAGAATATTTCAAAAAAGGAATTGAGCTAGATAAAGATGGTCGAATACCATATATAAGAACAAATCTAGCAAACTCATACCTTGCAATGAGGGATTTGGATGCGGCGGTCAATGAATATTTCACTGTGCTAGAATCTCATCCAAATAGCTTTGACGCGCACGTCGCACTTTATAATATTGCCATCGCTATTCATAACAAAGAAATGGAGGATGCGTTCTTTGAATTCTTACAGCGAATAGAGGCCGGCGGCACAGTAGACTTTGAGACCGAAATTCTACCATGGGCAAACACTCAATAAAATTATCTTTATGAGAAATTTATATAAATTTATTGAATGGAAAAATTGGCATTTTTTTCTGTTATTTTTTTTACTTGGGCTCACGGCATATATAAATATTTCAGCCGGCGATTTTATCTGGGATGAAAAAACACTGATCATAGGAAATGAACACGTACATTCTTTGAAATATTTTTTCAATTGGTTCACGGAATCACCAACTTATGCGGAAGGGGTGGAAACATCAAATATGTATAGGCCACTTGCTACCATGGCGTATGCGGTCATTTATTCGGTCGCCGGTCTTAATACAATCCCATACCATCTTGTGAATATTTTTCTACATATCGGAAATGCATTTTTAACTTTTGTTTTTTTACAACGACTTGGATTCATGCGCATCGGAAGTCTACTCGCAGGAATTGTTTTTTTACTTCATCCAATTCAAACAGAATCAGTAAGCTATATAGCCGGACTACCGGACGTACTCGCTCCATTTTTTATGTTACTTGGGCTAAATATATTTGCAAATAACAAAGAGCTAACAGCAAGACGGATCACGTATATAACTATACTTATGTTGTGCGGGATTTTATCAAAAGAGATCGGAATAATATTTGTACCGCTCACTCTTCTAATTGTACTTTTCAAAAAAGAAGATTATTTAAAAAAACGGAAACCTGAAACTATAAAAACCCTCTTAATATTAAGTGGCGTAACTATTGCATATCTAATTTTTAGAATAACGGCGCTCAATACGACCGGAACTTTCAGCTTAATAGGTGTTGAAAATCTTTATACCGAAAACATACTATATCGAATATATACATTTTTCGCGGCTGGAATCGAATATATAAAAATGATTATTTACCCTGTGCATTTATTCTTTGAAAAACCATTTGAGGCGTATATATACATGGCTCCAAAAGTACTGGCAGGGATGTCGGTCGCACTAATCGGTCTAATTTTTAGCATAAATTCCTACCGTAAAGACCGCCACATATTTTTTATATACTTCTGGTTTGCAATAACTATAGCACTCGTTTCGGGGGTAGCCTTCCCTTCTAATGCATTATACAAAGAACACTGGCTATACATGCCGTTAATCGGAATAGTTATGCTTATCCCATGCGTACTCGAAAAAATCCGCGGAGGAACAACTCAAAAAATATTTATCGGAGTAATCTGCATAATGTCTATACTTTCAATAATAAAAACTATCGACCGCAATTCACAGTGGCGAGATGCAAAAACTTTCTTTGAAAACGAAATCAGTTACAATCCGACCTCTTCAAGATTGTACAACGAGCTCGGCATGTATTACTACGAAAGAGAAAATTGGCAGTCCGCAAAGACTAATTTTGAAAAAGGTATTTTATTAAACAAAATACGGCTCATGCCCGAGCTCGGCTATAACCTCGGCAATACGTATCTCGCAATGGGAGACCAAGCTTCAGCAGCTCAAATGTACCGCCTAGTTCTCGAAAGCGATCCTACCTACCTAAAAGCGCACATTGCCATGTATAACCTGGCAAAATCCAGTGATAATAAAGAGATGGAGGCTTTGTTTCTCAAAAACATAAATCGCCTAAAATAGGACATTTCTATTTCCCGCAAAAGCGGACATTTCTATTTCCTCGTGACAAAAGTAGAAAAAACCTTGCATTTTTAAGCCAAAATACCTAATATGCGCAAGCTTTAACACCCAATAACTCACTTTGAGATGTCAAAAATATGTCCAATAACAGGGAAAAGACCTTCTACGGGTAACAATAGAAGTCATTCAAACAGAGCGACAAAACGTCGTTTTCTACCAAATTTGATAGTTAAAAGAATATACGATCCAATCACAAAAACTTGGAAAAAAATGCGTATTTCGGTGAATGCACTAAAAACTCTTACGAAGAGAATGAAATAGTTAGATGCATAAACTTTAAAACACAAAAAGCCTTCTAATTGAGGGCTTTTTTATTTTCTTCACTTCAGATAAACTCATAATCGATTATAATTACAAATATGGGCCACAAAGAATTAGCACAAAATAAAAAAGCATACTTTGATTACGAAGTACTCGAGGAGGTTGAGGCCGGTCTCGTGCTTACCGGAGCGGAAATCAAGTCTATAAGAAGCGGGAATGTAAATCTCAAAGGCTCTTATGTTGGCGAAACGGCAAAAGGGCTAGCAGTAAAAAACATGCACATATCCGAATATCCGCAAATGGACACAAAACAATCTCCTCTACGTGAAAGACGGCTTTTACTACATAAAAAAGAAATTGAAAAACTTCAAATAAAGTTAAAGGAAAAGAATTTAACCATAATTCCCTTGAAAATGTATTTGAAAAAAGGGTACTGTAAACTCCTTCTTGGCTTATGCAAAGGCAAGAAACAACATGATAAAAGGGATACCTTAAAAAGAAAAGACCAAGATATGGAAATCCGAAGAGAGATGAAAAAATATTAATTAAAGATAACCGTAGAATCTATGCAAAAAAAATATGAAAAAATAGTTAAAGAATTAACAAAATTTTTCAATAAAAATAACTTCAAAAAAGCTGTGATCGGGCTATCCGGGGGGATAGATTCATCCCTAGTTCTAAAACTCGCTGTCGATGCGCTCAGGCCTGAAAATGTCGTTGGTATACTCATGCCGGAAACAGGCCTCACCAAAGAAGAGAATATAACTCATGCAAAAGGCCTGGCGGATTTCTTCAAAGTTCAAACTTACATAGTTCCTATTAACAGCGTTCTCGTACCATTTAACACTACCCCATGGCACCCATCGAAACTCGCTCAAATGAATAC is part of the Candidatus Peregrinibacteria bacterium genome and harbors:
- the rpmB gene encoding 50S ribosomal protein L28, translating into MSKICPITGKRPSTGNNRSHSNRATKRRFLPNLIVKRIYDPITKTWKKMRISVNALKTLTKRMK
- the lgt gene encoding prolipoprotein diacylglyceryl transferase codes for the protein MNSLISIWQNIPSHLSPVAISIFGFDVRWYGLMYLVAFITTYLLVIHRTKTEKSFSKYSSDFILDLFTWLIIGLMLGARIGYVIFYNFQHFIKNPWEIILPFEKIGGEWIFTGIAGMSYHGGVIGVVIAGWIFLKIKKEGFWKLADLVCPAIPLGYTFGRLGNFLNGELWGRITDAKIGMYFERSKDALGEIALRHPSQLYEAFFEGIVLFVILWSIRKFVNKKMATGSMLGLYLVGYGLARFTIEYFREPDSALGFIVWSFSMGQVLSFGMIIAGVVLLGFLSYNSTANHKSKQ
- a CDS encoding phospholipid carrier-dependent glycosyltransferase, which gives rise to MEFIKKVSNLKNRQVFIILFALGMIAYLNVMNGEFIWDDVILITKNEHVHSLSYIFTLFKESTLEGVGVEGNLYRPLVNMIFAIIYAFFGENEIAYHAFNILLHIGNAFLVFILLERLSFKRFGSLLAASIFLLHPIQTESVSYIAGLPDVLNPFFILLGLVIFAGEDDKPLNAKTKILVVIFTILALLSKETGIIFPALAGLILFYKWDHLSQQKKSSMLQMIATMTLVTILYIILRMTILNFTGSFDLNSGISVYTGNFMFRVYTFFAAIFEYAKLIFYPANLHFEKAFEVFAYLAKKPALGLGIILASSSLAVFSYYKKRHFFFFYVWFVITIALVSGVFLPSNATYKEHWLYMPLIGFVFLIPSIWEKLKSDLSKQIFLTTFLIISILLISQTIHRNTEWKDKLTFFETEIKYNQTSSRLQDRLGLYYFENKEYEKSVEYFKKGIELDKDGRIPYIRTNLANSYLAMRDLDAAVNEYFTVLESHPNSFDAHVALYNIAIAIHNKEMEDAFFEFLQRIEAGGTVDFETEILPWANTQ
- a CDS encoding tetratricopeptide repeat protein → MIEYAQKLIKKDLTIFILFFLIGLGIYANALNAPFIWDDFTLIDSNEQIRSFDHIGEWFTTSSTSGVKGGHDSPLYRPMMKALDATIYHFFKLKPFAYRALNILLHIINSFLIFTLFRKLKLKRIGAIFAALIFLVHPVQVEAVTYISGLPDVLSGFFILAGLLFFKSGKNILTLLTLLLAFLSKEIAITFFAFAWLITIYEWKSYDKKTLNTKLKWLTVFTIISIIYFILKLTVLNFTGTADLTDIVNDYTESILIRTITFISIIWEYAKLIIYPVHLFFEKSVVHATTLLAPKGIFGLTVLIGGCGAAYNSFLKDKKFLFGFTWFFIPLIPVSGIFIISNAFYAERWLYLPLIGVVFGIAALWENLKTKEAKAIYICILVIVSMTFATRTIFRNREWADPQEFFENEIANNPYSPRIYNQLGTVHFAKRNYNRALSAIQKSIELDDAKSSPIFRFNLGNTYYYLGKNDKAIFWLNEALEMKPDYEKAKIVLNKILEENKIYQ
- a CDS encoding HNH endonuclease signature motif containing protein, yielding MYNKKSNGLVGKNTLQKSNGLVGENTLQKSVGIKAKNDLLAAKNLHKKFISLGNQRNKITHELILLIPEIYKKEIYKSYGCANIYEYAARFGGGLSAGVVDKVIKVERKLSEVSCQNLFETVREQGVHKVAMVAFMATKENEKELIKMVENLPKAAVQEYSREMRGKISRAPMKIELDGVMRYQLEKMKHKMKVQSNKEILKRLIQAQFDHFFPGENFEEVEGDGEIAEVVGGRAEAEAMDREDGAVVNRWDVVADETVNREAKAVKKSKKITRYIPKQKRTETLTKTGGRCSSPNCERPATEFHHKNGYAKTKSHDNLIALCKLHHKITHAGIYREPTKTDLLYLEHRKLALR
- the smpB gene encoding SsrA-binding protein SmpB; the protein is MGHKELAQNKKAYFDYEVLEEVEAGLVLTGAEIKSIRSGNVNLKGSYVGETAKGLAVKNMHISEYPQMDTKQSPLRERRLLLHKKEIEKLQIKLKEKNLTIIPLKMYLKKGYCKLLLGLCKGKKQHDKRDTLKRKDQDMEIRREMKKY